The following coding sequences lie in one Stigmatella erecta genomic window:
- a CDS encoding DUF3616 domain-containing protein, which translates to MRGWKVPVIGALVVCGLTAAGCGMEAPAEAGRERFLEEAQAATGVQSTVFQDGVSPSPGYAGTRDAMIEEERPGANHGGDTSLSASGDTPSGSGNENYILLQWDVSSIPAQAIVRSASISVTVSDKADQSYGFYELTRAWNEGQVTWEKADSSHAWASKGADGSGDRNTLSLGAVKASSTGTFTVALNASGLAVVQTWVAAPSLNRGLIIANKDNDNRLEIRSSEYSTPSARPKLTVVWELPNGEEPGGGTPQPGTYAGTCDGSGGAWIDSNHFLNFNDESQTARIFRQGSQASAVQSQELSSALGLSSSDEADFEDAARVGNRIYVTTSHARNKNGELEASRYKFFALEVSGTVPQASLRTVGMSSNLLKDMLNPANWLQPDASVIALLEARSQLSKATVANLAPKEDGVNIEGLAALPSGAMLVGFRNPQSGANAIIVSLTNPAAVISGARALLGQAFLVNLGGQGVRGMAWSEAHQAVLILSGPRDESNGPFALWKWGGDASSVPQKVVTLTAPSGSAPEAILPPPGTNEVRILFDMGSHLIDGAVCKDAPASRQFFSDVVVPVSG; encoded by the coding sequence ATGCGTGGATGGAAGGTTCCGGTCATCGGTGCCCTGGTGGTGTGCGGCCTGACCGCGGCGGGCTGCGGAATGGAGGCGCCGGCGGAAGCGGGGCGCGAGCGGTTCTTGGAAGAGGCCCAGGCGGCCACGGGCGTGCAGAGCACCGTGTTCCAGGACGGTGTCTCGCCGTCCCCGGGCTACGCGGGCACACGCGATGCGATGATCGAAGAGGAGCGCCCCGGGGCCAACCATGGGGGTGACACCAGCCTCTCGGCCAGCGGGGACACGCCCTCGGGCAGCGGCAACGAGAACTACATCCTGTTGCAGTGGGATGTGTCGAGCATCCCCGCCCAGGCGATCGTGCGGTCTGCGTCCATCTCCGTCACGGTGTCGGACAAGGCGGACCAGTCCTATGGTTTCTACGAGCTGACGCGCGCCTGGAATGAAGGCCAGGTGACGTGGGAGAAGGCAGACAGCAGCCACGCCTGGGCCTCGAAGGGCGCTGATGGCAGCGGGGACCGGAACACGCTGTCCCTGGGCGCGGTGAAGGCCTCGTCCACGGGCACCTTCACCGTGGCCCTGAATGCCTCGGGCCTCGCGGTGGTGCAGACATGGGTGGCGGCCCCCTCGCTCAACCGGGGGCTCATCATCGCCAACAAGGACAATGACAACCGGCTGGAGATCCGCTCCAGCGAGTACTCCACCCCGTCCGCCCGGCCCAAGCTGACGGTGGTCTGGGAGCTGCCCAATGGGGAGGAGCCCGGCGGGGGAACACCCCAGCCCGGGACGTACGCGGGCACGTGCGATGGATCCGGGGGCGCCTGGATCGACTCCAACCACTTCTTGAACTTCAACGATGAGTCGCAGACCGCGCGCATTTTCCGCCAGGGGAGTCAGGCGTCTGCCGTCCAGAGCCAGGAGTTGAGCAGCGCGCTGGGGCTCTCGTCCTCGGACGAGGCGGACTTCGAGGATGCGGCGCGCGTGGGAAACCGCATCTACGTCACCACCTCGCATGCCCGGAACAAGAACGGGGAGCTGGAGGCATCCCGCTACAAGTTCTTCGCGCTGGAGGTGTCGGGCACGGTGCCTCAGGCCTCGCTCCGGACCGTGGGGATGTCCTCGAACCTGCTGAAGGACATGTTGAACCCCGCGAACTGGCTCCAGCCGGACGCTTCGGTCATCGCGTTGCTGGAGGCGCGCTCGCAACTGTCGAAGGCCACCGTGGCCAACCTGGCTCCCAAGGAGGATGGCGTCAACATCGAGGGGTTGGCGGCCTTGCCCTCCGGCGCGATGCTGGTGGGGTTCCGCAACCCGCAGTCGGGTGCGAATGCGATCATCGTCTCGCTGACCAATCCCGCCGCGGTCATCTCGGGGGCCAGGGCCCTGTTGGGCCAGGCTTTCCTGGTGAACCTGGGCGGGCAGGGCGTCCGGGGCATGGCATGGTCCGAGGCCCACCAGGCCGTGCTCATCCTCAGTGGGCCTCGCGATGAGAGCAACGGGCCGTTCGCGCTCTGGAAGTGGGGTGGCGATGCCAGCAGTGTGCCGCAGAAGGTGGTGACGCTGACCGCTCCGTCCGGCTCGGCCCCGGAGGCCATTCTTCCTCCGCCGGGCACGAACGAGGTGCGGATCCTGTTCGACATGGGCTCGCACCTCATCGACGGAGCGGTCTGCAAGGACGCCCCGGCGTCCCGCCAGTTTTTCAGCGACGTGGTTGTCCCAGTGAGCGGGTAA
- a CDS encoding vWA domain-containing protein, with product MTHQDLTEEALADLAQEFFALPHPTLAMKQASEEVWKANAEVDDDQTNGFKHFDGESFAAGKQRLVALFEGVRQSLRAEDATAARRQLGQALHTLQDFYSHSNWIESGRSGALPSLWRPGEALPPPAAADAATCKACEWVLLSDGSFFVDCGDNLLTPLLTTGFYGGENEVPAVPTKCRHGGPSDTGPGPFGGINKDSALQLLSPHFGLHGAAAESALDASKQFIRELTAPLTEHQRRLLFGVGPALALVLDTSGGWEGGLLSQLVREASRLIDARLGTAQEPSRYILVPFQSAAPGALSAMGDAREFKRALTALKTGGGTCAGPSMTAVLQALGTAGQGMDLFVFTRSSAGDEVLASAVSGLARKRDARIHVFQAGTCGGDAVYRRLASETGGQFFQLQAFDAPGLLHFVDATVRANAVELLSVAETQGGSKTFTVPVDASLSQVTFSVSGSTALHLTRPNGLPLLGVEPGVRTVPLSTGMLVTVMNPQPGAWTASMTPRGGFSFRVSGESTLRFERFELVEPFGRPGHQGYAPLTGLPLSAGAFAQARLSGDLASARFELRSQAGGLLQTLALAPEPGEAPLVFFGPVDLPASPAAVYAVGTTQQGEPYQRALALAQGPQPVRVVGPAAQTLTPGTAASLLFQVHNSGAANTFRPVVLADPRFPARVTPGSLVLGPGETGTFTVRWETPRNTVPGTATALTLAAESLVPGGPHNFAVVEALVASPAR from the coding sequence GTGACGCACCAAGACCTGACCGAGGAGGCCCTGGCGGACCTCGCCCAGGAATTCTTCGCCCTGCCCCACCCCACCCTGGCGATGAAACAAGCCTCCGAGGAAGTCTGGAAGGCCAACGCCGAGGTCGATGACGACCAGACGAATGGCTTCAAGCACTTCGATGGGGAGAGCTTCGCGGCGGGCAAACAGCGGCTCGTCGCGCTCTTCGAGGGCGTCCGGCAATCCCTGCGGGCCGAGGATGCCACGGCCGCCCGGCGCCAGCTCGGCCAGGCCCTGCACACCCTGCAGGACTTCTACTCGCACTCGAACTGGATCGAGTCGGGCCGCTCCGGGGCCCTTCCCAGCCTGTGGCGTCCCGGAGAGGCCCTGCCGCCTCCCGCCGCGGCGGACGCCGCCACGTGCAAGGCGTGCGAGTGGGTCCTCCTCTCCGACGGGAGCTTCTTCGTCGATTGTGGGGACAACCTCCTGACGCCGCTGCTGACCACGGGCTTCTATGGCGGGGAGAACGAGGTCCCCGCGGTTCCCACCAAGTGCCGCCACGGTGGCCCCTCCGACACGGGGCCCGGTCCTTTCGGGGGCATCAACAAGGACAGCGCGCTGCAGCTCCTGTCCCCTCACTTCGGCCTGCACGGCGCCGCGGCGGAATCCGCCCTGGACGCCAGCAAGCAATTCATCCGGGAACTCACGGCCCCGCTCACCGAGCACCAGCGCAGGCTCCTGTTCGGCGTGGGGCCCGCGCTAGCCCTGGTCCTCGATACCTCGGGGGGCTGGGAGGGCGGCCTGCTCTCCCAGCTCGTCCGGGAAGCCTCACGGCTCATCGACGCCCGGCTGGGCACGGCGCAGGAGCCCTCGCGGTACATCCTGGTGCCCTTTCAAAGCGCAGCCCCTGGCGCCCTGAGCGCCATGGGGGATGCAAGGGAGTTCAAGCGCGCGCTCACGGCCCTGAAGACGGGCGGCGGCACCTGTGCGGGCCCGTCCATGACGGCGGTGCTTCAGGCGCTCGGGACCGCCGGTCAGGGCATGGACCTCTTCGTCTTCACCCGCTCCAGCGCCGGAGATGAGGTCCTGGCCTCGGCCGTCAGCGGGCTGGCCCGGAAACGGGACGCACGGATTCATGTGTTCCAGGCCGGGACGTGTGGGGGCGACGCGGTCTACCGGCGCCTCGCCTCGGAGACGGGAGGACAGTTCTTCCAGCTCCAGGCCTTTGATGCGCCGGGCCTCCTCCACTTCGTGGATGCCACCGTTCGTGCCAACGCGGTGGAGCTGCTGTCGGTGGCGGAGACCCAGGGCGGCAGCAAAACCTTCACCGTGCCCGTCGACGCCTCCCTGTCCCAGGTGACGTTCTCCGTGAGCGGGAGCACCGCCTTGCACCTCACCCGGCCCAATGGACTGCCCCTGCTGGGGGTGGAGCCCGGGGTGCGGACGGTCCCCCTCTCGACGGGGATGCTCGTGACGGTGATGAACCCGCAGCCTGGCGCCTGGACGGCGTCGATGACGCCCCGGGGCGGGTTCTCCTTCCGGGTCTCGGGCGAAAGCACCTTGCGGTTCGAGCGCTTCGAGCTCGTCGAACCCTTCGGCCGCCCGGGACACCAGGGCTATGCGCCGCTGACGGGCTTACCCTTGAGTGCTGGCGCGTTCGCCCAGGCGCGGCTCTCCGGAGACCTGGCCTCCGCGCGGTTCGAACTGCGCTCCCAGGCGGGCGGGCTCCTCCAGACGCTCGCGCTGGCCCCCGAGCCCGGCGAGGCTCCCCTGGTGTTCTTCGGGCCCGTGGACCTGCCCGCCTCTCCCGCTGCCGTCTATGCCGTGGGAACCACCCAGCAGGGAGAGCCCTATCAGCGGGCCCTGGCCCTGGCGCAGGGGCCTCAGCCGGTGCGGGTCGTGGGCCCTGCCGCCCAGACGCTCACGCCGGGCACGGCTGCGTCCCTGCTCTTCCAGGTTCATAACTCCGGGGCGGCGAACACCTTCCGTCCCGTGGTCCTGGCGGATCCGCGCTTCCCCGCGCGGGTCACGCCCGGCTCGCTCGTCCTGGGGCCCGGGGAGACCGGCACCTTCACCGTGCGCTGGGAGACCCCTCGGAACACGGTGCCCGGAACGGCGACGGCCTTGACGCTGGCCGCCGAGAGCCTCGTGCCAGGAGGGCCTCACAACTTCGCGGTGGTGGAAGCCCTGGTGGCCTCCCCCGCGCGGTGA
- a CDS encoding cation:proton antiporter → MEQTAHAPALSVALALVAGMLAQILARHLSVPGIVLLLAAGVVLGPEALGLVLPASLGGALHVLVSFSVAVILFEGSLSLSLRRLRKEVTVIRQLVTVGALVTAAGGALAGHWIMGWSWRNALLFGTLVMVTGPTVINPLLRRIRVVRPVETVLEAEGIFVDAVGAITAVVALEVALRPPSEALSTFLRELALRWGVGLGLGLVAGALIARGLKSERWVPEELNNVFSLSLVLGLFQVSGALAPDSGVVAVIMAGLVVGNAGVTVRRELLVFKEQLTVLLIGMLFVLLAADVRLREVVALGWRGLLTVGVLMVLVRPLAVAVATRGSKLSWRERGFIAWLGPRGIVAAAVASLFATRLEAGGVEGGPALRALVFLVIAMTVVLQGLSGGWVAGLLGVRRAAPGGYVLLGANGLGRLVARVLRAAGARVTLVDVGTEACRRAEQEGFQVLFGDGLEERTLLRAQPEGREGFVGLTLNEAVNLLFAQKVRELDRRVRPVVALHRGHLGVRKEHAGEHGRVLFGDERNLDQWAAWSDKGQVLLERWRLVAPQVGSSVPGAEGALEELLLPVLLLREGRAQLYDNAAVLVGGDAVDYAFHTERAEAARSWLEAHGWRREEEAPEGAVGVTGLTPKFGQS, encoded by the coding sequence ATGGAACAGACGGCTCACGCTCCGGCCCTCTCCGTCGCACTCGCCCTCGTCGCGGGGATGCTGGCTCAGATCCTCGCCCGCCACCTCAGCGTGCCCGGCATCGTGTTGCTGCTGGCCGCCGGGGTGGTGCTCGGCCCCGAAGCCCTCGGGTTGGTGCTGCCCGCGTCCCTCGGGGGCGCCTTGCACGTGCTGGTGAGCTTCTCGGTCGCGGTCATCCTCTTCGAGGGTTCTTTGAGCCTCAGCCTCCGGCGGTTGCGGAAGGAGGTCACCGTCATCCGCCAACTCGTCACCGTGGGGGCCCTGGTGACGGCGGCGGGGGGCGCGCTGGCGGGCCACTGGATCATGGGCTGGAGCTGGCGCAACGCGCTGCTCTTCGGAACGCTGGTGATGGTGACGGGGCCCACCGTCATCAACCCGTTGCTGCGCCGCATCCGCGTGGTCCGGCCGGTGGAGACCGTGCTGGAGGCGGAGGGCATCTTCGTGGATGCGGTGGGCGCCATCACCGCCGTGGTGGCCCTGGAGGTAGCGCTGCGGCCGCCCTCGGAGGCCCTGTCCACGTTCCTCCGGGAGCTGGCGCTGCGCTGGGGGGTGGGGCTCGGGCTGGGCCTGGTGGCCGGGGCGCTCATCGCGCGGGGGCTGAAGTCCGAGCGGTGGGTTCCCGAGGAGCTGAACAACGTCTTCAGCCTGTCCCTGGTGCTGGGGCTCTTCCAGGTCAGCGGGGCGCTGGCTCCGGACAGCGGTGTGGTGGCGGTCATCATGGCCGGGTTGGTGGTGGGCAATGCCGGCGTCACCGTGCGGCGCGAGCTGCTCGTCTTCAAGGAACAGCTCACGGTGCTGCTGATTGGCATGTTGTTCGTGTTGCTCGCCGCGGACGTGCGGCTCCGGGAGGTGGTGGCGCTGGGCTGGCGGGGGCTGCTCACCGTGGGGGTGCTCATGGTGCTGGTCCGGCCGCTGGCGGTGGCGGTGGCCACGCGCGGCTCCAAGCTCTCGTGGCGCGAGCGCGGCTTCATCGCCTGGCTGGGGCCCCGGGGCATCGTGGCCGCGGCGGTGGCCTCCCTGTTCGCCACGCGCCTGGAGGCCGGCGGCGTGGAGGGAGGCCCCGCGCTCCGGGCGCTCGTGTTCCTGGTCATCGCGATGACGGTGGTGCTGCAGGGGCTCAGTGGCGGCTGGGTGGCGGGCCTGCTGGGCGTGCGCCGGGCCGCTCCGGGCGGCTACGTGCTGCTGGGCGCCAATGGGCTCGGGCGTCTGGTAGCGCGGGTGCTGCGGGCCGCGGGGGCGCGGGTGACGCTGGTGGACGTGGGAACGGAGGCCTGCCGGCGCGCGGAGCAGGAGGGCTTTCAGGTGCTCTTCGGCGATGGGCTGGAGGAGCGCACGCTCCTGCGCGCTCAGCCCGAGGGGCGCGAGGGCTTCGTGGGGCTGACCCTCAACGAGGCGGTGAACCTGCTCTTCGCGCAGAAGGTTCGGGAGCTCGACCGCAGGGTGCGGCCGGTGGTGGCGCTGCACCGGGGGCACCTGGGGGTGCGCAAGGAGCACGCGGGTGAGCACGGCCGTGTCCTCTTCGGGGACGAGCGCAACCTGGATCAATGGGCCGCCTGGTCCGACAAGGGGCAGGTCCTCCTGGAGCGCTGGCGGCTCGTGGCCCCCCAGGTGGGGTCCTCGGTGCCGGGCGCGGAAGGCGCGCTGGAGGAGCTGCTGCTGCCGGTGCTGCTGCTGCGCGAGGGCCGGGCTCAGCTCTACGACAATGCCGCCGTCCTGGTGGGGGGCGATGCCGTGGACTATGCCTTCCACACCGAGCGGGCCGAGGCAGCCCGCTCCTGGCTGGAGGCCCATGGCTGGCGCCGTGAGGAGGAGGCACCGGAGGGGGCCGTGGGTGTCACCGGACTGACACCGAAATTCGGCCAATCGTGA
- the msrA gene encoding peptide-methionine (S)-S-oxide reductase MsrA — protein MPSRATRLMLFALSITWGGAGALASEPASKDAVKPPARATALFAGGCFWSMELAFDKTPGVLSATSGYSGGTVANPSYELVSGGTTGHAESVQVVYDPAQVSYAQLLEIFWHNVDPLTVNAQFCDRGAEYRTAIFVLDVEQQRLAEASKQRLEASGRFQQPIVTQVVPASAFYPAEEYHQDYARKNPGRYQSYRVGCGRDAHLKALWGDEAPKK, from the coding sequence ATGCCGTCTCGCGCCACACGCCTCATGCTGTTTGCGCTGTCCATCACCTGGGGGGGAGCGGGGGCCCTGGCCTCCGAGCCTGCTTCCAAGGACGCGGTGAAGCCGCCTGCCCGGGCCACCGCCCTCTTCGCCGGAGGCTGCTTCTGGTCCATGGAGCTGGCGTTCGACAAGACGCCAGGCGTGCTGTCGGCCACCTCGGGCTACTCGGGAGGAACGGTGGCGAACCCTTCCTATGAGCTGGTGTCTGGCGGAACCACGGGCCACGCCGAGTCCGTGCAGGTGGTCTACGATCCGGCCCAGGTGAGCTACGCGCAGCTGCTGGAGATCTTCTGGCACAACGTGGACCCGCTCACGGTCAACGCCCAGTTCTGTGACCGGGGCGCCGAGTACCGCACCGCCATCTTCGTCCTGGACGTGGAGCAGCAGCGGCTCGCCGAGGCGTCCAAGCAGCGGCTCGAGGCGTCCGGGCGCTTCCAGCAGCCGATCGTGACCCAGGTCGTCCCGGCCTCCGCCTTCTATCCGGCCGAGGAATACCACCAGGACTACGCGCGAAAAAATCCCGGGCGTTACCAGTCCTACCGCGTTGGTTGTGGCCGGGATGCTCACCTGAAGGCACTCTGGGGAGACGAGGCGCCGAAGAAGTGA
- a CDS encoding FHA domain-containing protein encodes MPTLIVRHPDGTETEHEFSGELKIGRHESNDLPLTEGGVSRQHARVFAEEGAILIEDLNSSNGTYVDAGRVSEPMPLTPQSQIVIGDYELRLKASTRPSSAGRKAQVTRVAPALGADKPQVTRAAPALGTEEGVPRATRALPRVRPSSPAGEEAPKRPARSAPSAVAPAGEATVLRGLTGPWANKTFALKGKLLVGRAPPAAVLLEDDSISRKHAEVERTPQGKVMLRDLGSANGTLLNGEVIGTEPVELAPGDVLQFGMVEVVYEAGESNLPVRRDRGAVPARRDRGGGAAEGKPVAEAGGIPLKRKRLLAVAGGLIGMLLVVGIVSKLTGPAPVPESSASVTAKKDPSRELQKLLSECRSFSSMEMGNEPQWVKADEACEKALNIDPINTEANNLIRKIKIEKEASAYYAQGQKALARLKEEDALDTFQKIPKESQYFRLAKVKAREALEQVKARSLDDCKRYLRDSQWGAAVPRCDRYMGIWCQDIAREELEPPLGFTLSLEGRVGKRQWRPKDKLYVQFLSARRRMDPNAPPWACPVSDVISGPGETANPGDKVKEKFKEIYTNKLMYAAMLDYWSGRTTEAVATLQKLRSDYAQASLHGKADELITAVSTVDQLYKTGGTLLQRDEVEKAAEPFDEALELDKRLMGDLYEEARSFYRHNIQQDIADRAYSSGKVWAQREDPRRGCRLWKLGFKFYKGNTDLNKAVGYCSTQGLAAFKAAGTCADLQAAADYAVSGDGLEEKIAARREELKCR; translated from the coding sequence GTGCCCACCCTGATCGTCCGCCATCCCGATGGCACTGAAACCGAGCACGAGTTCTCGGGCGAGCTGAAGATTGGCCGCCACGAGAGCAATGATCTGCCCCTCACCGAGGGCGGGGTGTCGCGCCAGCACGCCCGGGTCTTCGCCGAGGAGGGGGCGATCCTCATCGAGGACCTCAACAGCTCCAATGGCACCTACGTGGACGCGGGGCGCGTCTCCGAGCCCATGCCGCTGACGCCCCAGTCCCAGATCGTCATTGGTGACTACGAGCTGCGGCTCAAGGCCAGCACCCGGCCGAGCAGCGCGGGGCGCAAGGCGCAGGTGACGCGCGTGGCCCCCGCCCTGGGCGCCGACAAGCCGCAGGTGACGCGGGCCGCCCCCGCGCTGGGGACCGAGGAAGGCGTGCCGCGCGCCACCCGGGCCCTGCCCCGCGTGAGGCCCTCGAGCCCCGCGGGCGAAGAGGCGCCCAAGCGGCCCGCCCGGTCCGCCCCCAGCGCGGTGGCCCCCGCGGGCGAGGCCACCGTGCTCCGGGGCCTGACGGGCCCCTGGGCGAACAAGACCTTTGCCCTCAAGGGCAAGCTGCTCGTGGGCCGGGCGCCCCCCGCGGCCGTGCTGCTCGAGGACGATTCGATCAGCCGCAAGCACGCCGAGGTGGAGCGCACGCCTCAGGGCAAGGTGATGCTGAGGGACCTGGGCAGCGCCAACGGGACGCTGCTCAACGGGGAAGTCATCGGGACGGAGCCCGTGGAGCTCGCCCCGGGCGATGTCCTGCAGTTCGGCATGGTGGAGGTGGTGTACGAGGCGGGCGAGTCGAACCTGCCCGTGCGCCGGGATCGCGGCGCGGTGCCCGCCCGGCGTGACCGGGGCGGCGGCGCGGCCGAGGGCAAGCCGGTGGCGGAGGCGGGGGGCATCCCGCTCAAGCGCAAGCGGTTGCTCGCCGTGGCGGGTGGGCTCATCGGCATGTTGTTGGTGGTGGGCATCGTCTCCAAGTTGACGGGCCCCGCGCCCGTCCCGGAGAGCTCCGCCTCCGTGACCGCCAAGAAGGACCCCTCCCGGGAGCTTCAGAAGCTCTTGAGCGAGTGCCGCTCCTTCTCGTCCATGGAGATGGGCAACGAGCCCCAGTGGGTGAAGGCCGATGAGGCGTGCGAGAAGGCGCTCAACATCGATCCCATCAACACCGAGGCCAACAACCTGATCCGGAAGATCAAAATCGAGAAGGAGGCTTCGGCCTATTACGCCCAGGGGCAGAAGGCCCTGGCGCGCCTCAAGGAAGAGGATGCGCTCGACACCTTCCAGAAGATCCCCAAGGAGAGCCAGTACTTCCGCCTGGCCAAGGTGAAGGCCCGCGAAGCGCTGGAGCAGGTGAAGGCCCGGTCTCTCGACGACTGCAAGCGCTACCTCCGGGACTCGCAGTGGGGCGCGGCCGTGCCCCGGTGTGACCGGTACATGGGCATCTGGTGCCAGGACATCGCGCGCGAGGAGCTGGAGCCGCCCCTGGGCTTCACGCTCTCGCTGGAGGGACGGGTGGGCAAGCGGCAGTGGCGGCCCAAGGACAAGCTCTACGTCCAGTTCCTCAGCGCGCGGCGGAGGATGGATCCGAACGCGCCGCCCTGGGCGTGCCCCGTGTCGGATGTCATCAGCGGCCCCGGCGAGACGGCGAACCCCGGGGACAAGGTGAAGGAGAAGTTCAAGGAGATCTACACCAACAAGCTCATGTACGCGGCGATGCTGGATTACTGGTCCGGGCGCACCACCGAGGCCGTCGCCACGCTCCAGAAGCTGCGCAGCGACTATGCGCAGGCGTCGCTGCACGGCAAGGCGGATGAGCTCATCACCGCCGTGTCCACGGTGGATCAGCTCTACAAGACGGGTGGCACGCTGCTGCAGCGGGACGAGGTGGAGAAGGCCGCCGAGCCCTTCGACGAGGCCCTGGAGCTGGACAAGCGGCTCATGGGGGACCTGTATGAAGAGGCCCGGTCTTTCTACCGGCACAACATCCAGCAGGACATCGCCGATCGGGCCTACTCCAGCGGCAAGGTGTGGGCGCAGCGCGAGGACCCGCGCCGGGGCTGCCGCCTCTGGAAGCTGGGCTTCAAGTTCTACAAGGGCAACACGGACCTGAACAAGGCGGTCGGCTACTGCTCCACGCAAGGGCTGGCGGCCTTCAAGGCCGCGGGAACCTGCGCCGACCTGCAGGCGGCCGCGGACTACGCCGTTTCCGGCGATGGGCTCGAGGAGAAGATCGCGGCCCGCCGGGAAGAGCTGAAGTGCCGTTAG
- a CDS encoding alpha/beta fold hydrolase yields the protein MKPSIQQRLHVQVLGQGPETLIFAHGFGANQQAWRHQAAAFQDRYRIVLFDHMGCGQSDVNAYSPQRYSSLHDYAADVLELCEALKLSRCTYVGHSFGGMIGVLAALKEPDRFRRLVLVGASPRYLNDPAEDYFGGSEQPQVDALYAAVSTQFPAWVDGFASASIPGRPELIAELSRSLQSMRPDIALSMLRTIFQSDHRADLPQLKVPALVVQTEEDFVVPEAVARHLVRRIPQAQWAPLEGVVGHHPHLTAPKQLNNAIKTWLGNTGAFPPPGTSQ from the coding sequence ATGAAGCCATCCATTCAGCAGCGCCTGCACGTCCAGGTGCTGGGCCAGGGTCCGGAGACGCTCATCTTCGCGCACGGGTTCGGCGCCAACCAGCAAGCCTGGCGGCACCAGGCCGCGGCCTTCCAGGACCGGTATCGCATCGTCCTGTTCGACCACATGGGGTGTGGCCAGTCCGACGTCAACGCCTACAGCCCGCAGCGCTACAGCAGCCTCCACGATTACGCGGCGGACGTGCTGGAGCTGTGCGAGGCCTTGAAGCTCTCCCGCTGCACCTACGTGGGCCACTCCTTCGGCGGCATGATCGGGGTGCTGGCGGCCTTGAAGGAGCCTGACCGTTTCCGGCGGCTCGTCCTCGTGGGCGCCTCGCCCCGCTACCTCAATGATCCGGCCGAGGACTATTTCGGTGGCTCCGAGCAGCCGCAGGTGGACGCGCTCTATGCCGCCGTGTCGACCCAGTTTCCCGCGTGGGTCGACGGCTTCGCTTCCGCGTCCATTCCTGGCAGGCCCGAGTTGATCGCCGAGCTCTCCCGCTCGCTTCAGAGCATGCGCCCAGACATCGCCCTGTCCATGCTCCGCACCATCTTCCAGTCGGACCACCGCGCGGATCTGCCCCAGCTGAAGGTGCCCGCGCTCGTCGTCCAGACCGAGGAAGACTTCGTCGTGCCCGAAGCCGTGGCCCGGCACCTGGTCCGCCGCATCCCCCAGGCGCAATGGGCCCCCCTGGAGGGCGTGGTGGGCCACCATCCCCACCTGACAGCCCCCAAGCAACTGAACAACGCCATCAAGACCTGGCTCGGGAATACCGGCGCATTTCCGCCCCCTGGCACATCGCAGTAG
- a CDS encoding zinc-dependent alcohol dehydrogenase → MKAICWHGHGDVRYETAPDPAIEDPRDAIIRVTRTAICGSDLHLLDGYMPTMKSGDVLGHEFMGEVVEIGSGVTKLKKGDRVIVPFAIACGECFFCQKTLFSLCDRSNRNAEIAAKVMGYSPSGLFGYSHMLGGFPGGQAEYVRVPYADVGPLKIPESLTDEQVLFLTDIFPTGYMAAENCEMEKGDTVAVWGCGPVGQFAIQSAWMFGAGRVIAIDHVPERLELARTWGKAEVIDFTKQDVFDTLNEMTKGRGPDRCIDSVGAEAHGTGSFDAVIDKAKAAVKLATDRPHALRQAIHCCRKGGTVSIPGVYIGFLDKIPFGSFVNKGLTMKTGQTHVQRYTRPLLEKIQSGAIDPTRLVTHRAKLSDAPALYKKFRDKEDGCIKVVLTP, encoded by the coding sequence ATGAAGGCCATCTGCTGGCACGGTCACGGTGACGTGCGCTACGAAACGGCCCCGGATCCGGCCATTGAAGACCCGCGTGACGCCATCATCCGGGTGACCCGTACCGCCATCTGTGGTTCGGACCTGCACCTGCTGGACGGCTACATGCCGACCATGAAGAGCGGGGACGTGCTGGGCCATGAGTTCATGGGCGAGGTGGTGGAGATCGGCTCGGGCGTCACCAAGCTCAAGAAGGGCGACCGGGTCATCGTGCCCTTCGCCATCGCGTGCGGCGAGTGCTTCTTCTGTCAGAAGACGCTCTTCTCGCTGTGTGACCGCTCGAACCGCAACGCGGAGATCGCCGCCAAGGTGATGGGCTATTCGCCCTCGGGCCTCTTCGGGTACTCGCACATGCTGGGCGGCTTCCCCGGAGGGCAGGCGGAGTACGTGCGCGTGCCCTACGCGGACGTGGGGCCCTTGAAGATTCCGGAGAGCCTCACCGACGAGCAGGTGCTCTTCCTCACGGACATTTTCCCCACCGGCTACATGGCGGCGGAGAACTGCGAGATGGAGAAGGGGGACACCGTGGCGGTGTGGGGCTGCGGGCCCGTGGGCCAGTTCGCCATCCAGAGCGCCTGGATGTTCGGGGCCGGCCGCGTCATCGCCATCGACCATGTGCCGGAGCGGCTCGAGCTGGCGCGGACCTGGGGGAAGGCGGAGGTCATCGACTTCACGAAGCAGGATGTCTTCGACACGCTGAACGAGATGACGAAGGGCCGGGGCCCGGACCGCTGCATCGACTCGGTGGGCGCCGAGGCCCATGGCACCGGCAGCTTCGATGCGGTCATCGACAAGGCCAAGGCGGCGGTGAAGCTCGCGACGGACCGGCCGCACGCGCTGCGCCAGGCCATCCACTGCTGCCGCAAGGGCGGAACGGTCTCCATCCCGGGCGTCTACATTGGCTTCCTGGACAAGATTCCCTTCGGCTCCTTCGTCAACAAGGGCCTGACGATGAAGACGGGGCAGACGCACGTGCAGCGCTACACCCGTCCGCTGCTGGAGAAGATCCAGTCCGGGGCCATTGATCCCACCCGGCTCGTCACCCACCGGGCCAAGCTGTCCGACGCGCCCGCGCTCTACAAGAAGTTCCGTGACAAGGAAGACGGCTGCATCAAGGTGGTCCTCACGCCTTGA